The following proteins are co-located in the Candidatus Planktophila lacus genome:
- a CDS encoding MMPL family transporter — MLVVILWFVITGIFGPLFGKLTSVQENNNSSFLPKGAEATLAADQTKLFSSQDSFNFPALVLFEGSSTPATFAAINERVLQVGNLTLAGTTAKISEFLAPGAGISVFPSQDGEALLANIPLDGNAISKLLPNDEPVLPAVVEALREDLEPIAKANGFEPYVTGPAGLLGDLFGAFGDIDSKLLLTTLGVVAIILIVVYRSPILWIIPLLSALFALSTAGGIVYLLAKNDIIDVDGQSQGILSVLVIGAATDYALLLIARYREELHFTDNRFVAMRAAYKGVWEPILASGSTVAISLLVLLFSQLTNTAGLGPIGAIGIVVSMFTILTLLPALLLIFGRWIFWPRVPKNDGDDHVMSGSWSKISNSIARNPRKAWIITGVVLLAFASASTTLKADGIGTVDTFTGKPESVVGQRLLEKHFPGGQGDPTQIVVAADKIGAVTAAVKNAPGVTEVVPMLDGMALEGGPTPEVKIVNGRAILNVTLDKAPDSVEAGNDIPKIRELAQAADSTSLVGGTSAVYFDVRTANNRDNRTIIPIILLVITLILGVLLRSIVSAVVLLGTVVLSYFATLGVCALVFNHVFGFAGGDNSFPLFAFIFLVALGIDYNIFLMTRVREESAKIGTRAGVTKGVTVTGAVITSAGIVLAATFAVLGLLPLVPLAQLGFAVAFGVLLDTIIVRSILVPALVHEIGPKIWWPSKLQNK; from the coding sequence ATGTTGGTTGTAATTCTCTGGTTTGTCATAACAGGCATCTTTGGACCGCTATTTGGAAAGTTGACATCAGTTCAGGAGAACAACAACTCCTCATTCTTGCCTAAAGGCGCTGAAGCAACTCTGGCTGCTGATCAGACAAAGCTCTTTTCCTCTCAGGATTCATTTAACTTCCCAGCGCTAGTTCTCTTTGAAGGTAGTTCCACTCCTGCGACATTTGCGGCGATTAACGAGCGAGTGCTGCAAGTTGGAAACCTAACTTTGGCCGGAACCACCGCAAAGATCTCTGAATTCCTTGCTCCTGGTGCCGGTATCTCGGTCTTTCCTTCGCAAGATGGAGAAGCGTTACTTGCAAACATTCCACTTGATGGAAATGCAATATCGAAACTTCTTCCAAATGATGAGCCAGTTCTTCCCGCGGTAGTTGAAGCTTTGCGCGAGGATCTCGAACCAATCGCTAAAGCAAATGGTTTTGAGCCTTATGTAACAGGTCCTGCTGGACTGCTCGGTGATCTCTTTGGCGCCTTTGGTGATATCGATTCTAAGTTATTGCTAACCACACTCGGCGTAGTTGCAATAATCTTGATCGTTGTTTATCGCTCACCAATTCTTTGGATAATTCCTTTACTTTCAGCGCTGTTTGCACTCTCTACCGCTGGTGGAATTGTTTATCTCCTCGCTAAGAACGACATTATTGATGTGGATGGACAATCCCAAGGAATCCTTTCGGTACTAGTTATTGGTGCAGCCACTGATTACGCGCTCTTATTAATTGCTCGTTATCGTGAAGAACTACATTTCACTGATAACAGATTTGTGGCGATGCGTGCGGCTTATAAAGGTGTTTGGGAGCCGATCTTGGCTTCTGGTTCCACCGTTGCTATCTCACTTTTAGTGTTGCTCTTTAGCCAGTTAACTAACACAGCTGGTTTAGGACCGATTGGTGCAATCGGAATCGTTGTATCGATGTTTACGATTCTGACGCTTTTGCCAGCGCTACTATTGATTTTTGGCCGCTGGATCTTCTGGCCACGAGTTCCGAAGAACGATGGTGATGACCATGTAATGAGTGGCTCTTGGTCAAAAATTTCTAATTCAATCGCGCGCAATCCTCGTAAGGCATGGATTATTACTGGCGTTGTATTGCTGGCTTTCGCTAGCGCATCGACAACTCTGAAAGCAGATGGAATCGGAACAGTTGATACCTTTACCGGTAAACCGGAATCTGTTGTTGGTCAGCGTTTACTGGAGAAGCATTTCCCTGGTGGGCAAGGCGACCCAACTCAGATAGTTGTCGCTGCCGATAAAATTGGCGCAGTAACTGCAGCCGTCAAAAACGCACCGGGAGTAACTGAAGTCGTTCCGATGCTTGATGGAATGGCGTTAGAAGGCGGACCCACCCCTGAGGTCAAAATCGTAAATGGGCGGGCCATATTGAATGTGACCTTGGATAAGGCTCCAGATAGCGTGGAGGCCGGAAATGACATTCCAAAGATTCGCGAACTCGCACAAGCTGCGGATTCAACATCACTCGTAGGCGGAACAAGTGCTGTCTACTTCGATGTACGTACAGCGAATAATCGAGATAACCGAACAATTATTCCAATTATTTTGCTTGTCATCACTCTGATACTTGGAGTCTTACTCCGAAGCATTGTGAGTGCAGTAGTTCTTCTTGGCACGGTTGTACTCAGTTACTTCGCAACCCTGGGCGTTTGTGCGCTGGTCTTTAACCATGTCTTTGGATTTGCAGGAGGAGATAACTCATTCCCATTGTTTGCATTTATCTTCTTAGTTGCACTTGGTATTGACTACAACATCTTCCTGATGACTCGCGTGCGAGAAGAGAGCGCCAAGATTGGCACTCGCGCTGGCGTGACTAAGGGAGTAACGGTCACCGGAGCGGTAATCACATCTGCAGGAATTGTCTTAGCAGCGACCTTTGCCGTACTTGGTCTATTGCCGCTGGTACCTCTAGCCCAATTGGGATTCGCAGTCGCATTTGGTGTTCTGCTAGATACCATCATCGTTCGCTCAATTCTGGTTCCAGCATTGGTTCATGAGATTGGTCCGAAAATCTGGTGGCCTTCAAAGCTGCAGAACAAATAA